NNNNNNNNNNNNNNNNNNNNNNNNNNNNNNNNNNNNNNNNNNNNNNNNNNNNNNNNNNNNNNNNNNNNNNNNNNNNNNNNNNNNNNNNNNNNNNNNNNNNNNNNNNNNNNNNNNNNNNNNNNNNNNNNNNNNNNNNNNNNNNNNNNNNNNNNNNNNNNNNNNNNNNNNNNNNNNNNNNNNNNNNNNNNNNNNNNNNNNNNNNNtaatatctatatatattatgtgttccATCCATTTGCATAGCTGCAAGTGgtttttctaaagtttttattaattctggaggtacaatttttttatttaaaatacttttggtaCATCCTGAATCTATTAATGCTAAAGTCtctatttcatattttccaaTTTGAAGTTTTGCTAATATTTTAacagtatttatatttttatcttcattACATATTAAAGTATTAGattcttcattcattaattcttGACTATCTAGTTGTAGTTCTTGTTcaacattttttccttttttaatcttactattctttcttctaattctttAACTTTTGCTTCTAATActaatacttttaaatttattagagGTTCATTTGTATGTAGCTCTTTTCTTTTCTGAGTTATTACTCCTAATTGTGTTTCTATACAACTTATACATCCTTCTATAAAACATTTATTACATTTAgctcttttatattttcttggaTACCATTTACACCAATTACATGGATTACTGTCTAATCCtgtatctttttcaaaattatgttcacattatattatattcataaaattaatttttaggtcatctatatttaaattttgtattcctatttcattaattaattcttcTCCTTCTGAATTAGAAGAagcttcttctttgttattctCATCTATATCAATACTTACTATAGAGTAGATGCTTTCATTATCTGNNNNNNNNNNNNNNNNNNNNNNNNNNNNNNNNNNNNNNNNNNNNNNNNNNNNNNNNNNNNNNNNNNNNNNNNNNNNNNNNNNNNNNNNNNNNNNNNNNNNNNNNNNNNNNNNNNNNNNNNNNNNNNNNNNNNNNNNNNNNNNNNNNNNNNNNNNNNNNNNNNNNNNNNNNNNNNNNNNNNNNNNNNNNNNNNNNNNNNNNNNNNNNNNNNNNNNNNNNNNNNNNNNNNNNNNNNNNNNNNNNNNNNNNNNNNNNNNNNNNNNNNNNNNNNNNNNNNNNNNNNNNNNNNNNNNNNNNNNNNNNNNNNNNNNNNNNNNNNNNNNNNNNNNNNNNNNNNNNNNNNNNNNNNNNNNNNNNNNNNNNNNNNNNNNNNNNNNNNNNNNNNNNNNNNNNNNNNNNNNNNNNNNNNNNNNNNNNNNNNNNNNNNNNNNNNNNNNNNNNNNNNNNNNNNNNNNNNNNNNNNNNNNNNNNNNNNNNNNNNNNNNNNNNNNNNNNNNNNNNNNNNNNNNNNNNNNNNNNNNNNNNNNNNNNNNNNNNNNNNNNNNNNNNNNNNNNNNNNNNNNNNNNNNNNNNNNNNNNNNNNNNNNNNNNNNNNNNNNNNNNNNNNNNNNNNNNNNNNNNNNNNNNNNNNNNNNNNNNNNNNNNNNNNNNNNNNNNNNNNNNNNNNNNNNNNNNNNNNNNNNNNNNNNNNNNNNNNNNNNNNNNNNNNNNNNNNNNNNNNNNNNNNNNNNNNNNNNNNNNNNNNNNNNNNNNNNNNNNNNNNNNNNNNNNNNNNNNNNNNNNNNNNNNNNNNNNNNNNNNNNNNNNNNNNNNNNNNNNNNNNNNNNNNNNNNNNNNNNNNNNNNNNNNNNNNNNNNNNNNNNNNNNNNNNNNNNNNNNNNNNNNNNNNNNNNNNNNNNNNNNNNNNNNNNNNNNNNNNNNNNNNNNNNNNNNNNNNNNNNNNNNNNNNNNNNNNNNNNNNNNNNNNNNNNNNNNNNNNNNNNNNNNNNNNNNNNNNNNNNNNNNNNNNNNNNNNNNNNNNNNNNNNNNNNNNNNNNNNNNNNNNNNNNNNNNNNNNNNNNNNNNNNNNNNNNNNNNNNNNNNNNNNNNNNNNNNNNNNNNNNNNNNNNNNNNNNNNNNNNNNNNNNNNNNNNNNNNNNNNNNNNNNNNNNNNNNNNNNNNNNNNNNNNNNNNNNNNNNNNNNNNNNNNNNNNNNNNNNNNNNNNNNNNNNNNNNNNNNNNNNNNNNNNNNNNNNNNNNNNNNNNNNNNNNNNNNNNNNNNNNNNNNNNNNNNNNNNNNNNNNNNNNNNNNNNNNNNNNNNNNNNNNNNNNNNNNNNNNNNNNNNNNNNNNNNNNNNNNNNNNNNNNNNNNNNNNNNNNNNNNNNNNNNNNNNNNNNNNNNNNNNNNNNNNNNNNNNNNNNNNNNNNNNNNNNNNNNNNNNNNNNNNNNNNNNNNNNNNNNNNNNNNNNNNNNNNNNNNNNNNNNNNNNNNNNNNNNNNNNNNNNNNNNNNNNNNNNNNNNNNNNNNNNNNNNNNNNNNNNNNNNNNNNNNNNNNNNNNNNNNNNNNNNNNNNNNNNNNNNNNNNNNNNNNNNNNNNNNNNNNNNNNNNNNNNNNNNNNNNNNNNNNNNNNNNNNNNNNNNNNNNNNNNNNNNNNNNNNNNNNNNNNNNNNNNNNNNNNNNNNNNNNNNNNNNNNNNNNNNNNNNNNNNNNNNNNNNNNNNNNNNNNNNNNNNNNNNNNNNNNNNNNNNNNNNNNNNNNNNNNNNNNNNNNNNNNNNNNNNNNNNNNNNNNNNNNNNNNNNNNNNNNNNNNNNNNNNNNNNNNNNNNNNNNNNNNNNNNNNNNNNNNNNNNNNNNNNNNNNNNNNNNNNNNNNNNNNNNNNNNNNNNNNNNNNNNNNNNNNNNNNNNNNNNNNNNNNNNNNNNNNNNNNNNNNNNNNNNNNNNNNNNNNNNNNNNNNNNNNNNNNNNNNNNNNNNNNNNNNNNNNNNNNNNNNNNNNNNNNNNNNNNNNNNNNNNNNNNNNNNNNNNNNNNNNNNNNNNNNNNNNNNNNNNNNNNNNNNNNNNNNNNNNNNNNNNNNNNNNNNNNNNNNNNNNNNNNNNNNNNNNNNNNNNNNNNNNNNNNNNNNNNNNNNNNNNNNNNNNNNNNNNNNNNNNNNNNNNNNNNNNNNNNNNNNNNNNNNNNNNNNNNNNNNNNNNNNNNNNNNNNNNNNNNNNNNNNNNNNNNNNNNNNNNNNNNNNNNNNNNNNNNNNNNNNNNNNNNNNNNNNNNNNNNNNNNNNNNNNNNNNNNNNNNNNNNNNNNNNNNNNNNNNNNNNNNNNNNNNNNNNNNNNNNNNNNNNNNNNNNNNNNNNNNNNNNNNNNNNNNNNNNNNNNNNNNNNNNNNNNNNNNNNNNNNNNNNNNNNNNNNNNNNNNNNNNNNNNNNNNNNNNNNNNNNNNNNNNNNNNNNNNNNNNNNNNNNNNNNNNNNNNNNNNNNNNNNNNNNNNNNNNNNNNNNNNNNNNNNNNNNNNNNNNNNNNNNNNNNNNNNNNNNNNNNNNNNNNNNNNNNNNNNNNNNNNNNNNNNNNNNNNNNNNNNNNNNNNNNNNNNNNNNNNNNNNNNNNNNNNNNNNNNNNNNNNNNNNNNNNNNNNNNNNNNNNNNNNNNNNNNNNNNNNNNNNNNNNNNNNNNNNNNNNNNNNNNNNNNNNNNNNNNNNNNNNNNNNNNNNNNNNNNNNNNNNNNNNNNNNNNNNNNNNNNNNNNNNNNNNNNNNNNNNNNNNNNNNNNNNNNNNNNNNNNNNNNNNNNNNNNNNNNNNNNNNNNNNNNNNNNNNNNNNNNNNNNNNNNNNNNNNNNNNNNNNNNNNNNNNNNNNNNNNNNNNNNNNNNNNNNNNNNNNNNNNNNNNNNNNNNNNNNNNNNNNNNNNNNNNNNNNNNNNNNNNNNNNNNNNNNNNNNNNNNNNNNNNNNNNNNNNNNNNNNNNNNNNNNNNNNNNNNNNNNNNNNNNNNNNNNNNNNNNNNNNNNNNNNNNNNNNNNNNNNNNNNNNNNNNNNNNNNNNNNNNNNNNNNNNNNNNNNNNNNNNNNNNNNNNNNNNNNNNNNNNNNNNNNNNNNNNNNNNNNNNNNNNNNNNNNNNNNNNNNNNNNNNNNNNNNNNNNNNNNNNNNNNNNNNNNNNNNNNNNNNNNNNNNNNNNNNNNNNNNNNNNNNNNNNNNNNNNNNNNNNNNNNNNNNNNNNNNNNNNNNNNNNNNNNNNNNNNNNNNNNNNNNNNNNNNNNNNNNNNNNNNNNNNNNNNNNNNNNNNNNNNNNNNNNNNNNNNNNNNNNNNNNNNNNNNNNNNNNNNNNNNNNNNNNNNNNNNNNNNNNNNNNNNNNNNNNNNNNNNNNNNNNNNNNNNNNNNNNNNNNNNNNNNNNNNNNNNNNNNNNNNNNNNNNNNNNNNNNNNNNNNNNNNNNNNNNNNNNNNNNNNNNNNNNNNNNNNNNNNNNNNNNNNNNNNNNNNNNNNNNNNNNNNNNNNNNNNNNNNNNNNNNNNNNNNNNNNNNNNNNNNNNNNNNNNNNNNNNNNNNNNNNNNNNNNNNNNNNNNNNNNNNNNNNNNNNNNNNNNNNNNNNNNNNNNNNNNNNNNNNNNNNNNNNNNNNNNNNNNNNNNNNNNNNNNNNNNNNNNNNNNNNNNNNNNNNNNNNNNNNNNNNNNNNNNNNNNNNNNNNNNNNNNNNNNNNNNNNNNNNNNNNNNNNNNNNNNNNNNNNNNNNNNNNNNNNNNNNNNNNNNNNNNNNNNNNNNNNNNNNNNNNNNNNNNNNNNNNNNNNNNNNNNNNNNNNNNNNNNNNNNNNNNNNNNNNNNNNNNNNNNNNNNNNNNNNNNNNNNNNNNNNNNNNNNNNNNNNNNNNNNNNNNNNNNNNNNNNNNNNNNNNNNNNNNNNNNNNNNNNNNNNNNNNNNNNNNNNNNNNNNNNNNNNNNNNNNNNNNNNNNNNNNNNNNNNNNNNNNNNNNNNNNNNNNNNNNNNNNNNNNNNNNNNNNNNNNNNNNNNNNNNNNNNNNNNNNNNNNNNNNNNNNNNNNNNNNNNNNNNNNNNNNNNNNNNNNNNNNNNNNNNNNNNNNNNNNNNNNNNNNNNNNNNNNNNNNNNNNNNNNNNNNNNNNNNNNNNNNNNNNNNNNNNNNNNNNNNNNNNNNNNNNNNNNNNNNNNNNNNNNNNNNNNNNNNNNNNNNNNNNNNNNNNNNNNNNNNNNNNNNNNNNNNNNNNNNNNNNNNNNNNNNNNNNNNNNNNNNNNNNNNNNNNNNNNNNNNNNNNNNNNNNNNNNNNNNNNNNNNNNNNNNNNNNNNNNNNNNNNNNNNNNNNNNNNNNNNNNNNNNNNNNNNNNNNNNNNNNNNNNNNNNNNNNNNNNNNNNNNNNNNNNNNNNNNNNNNNNNNNNNNNNNNNNNNNNNNNNNNNNNNNNNNNNNNNNNNNNNNNNNNNNNNNNNNNNNNNNNNNNNNNNNNNNNNNNNNNNNNNNNNNNNNNNNNNNNNNNNNNNNNNNNNNNNNNNNNNNNNNNNNNNNNNNNNNNNNNNNNNNNNNNNNNNNNNNNNNNNNNNNNNNNNNNNNNNNNNNNNNNNNNNNNNNNNNNNNNNNNNNNNNNNNNNNNNNNNNNNNNNNNNNNNNNNNNNNNNNNNNNNNNNNNNNNNNNNNNNNNNNNNNNNNNNNNNNNNNNNNNNNNNNNNNNNNNNNNNNNNNNNNNNNNNNNNNNNNNNNNNNNNNNNNNNNNNNNNNNNNNNNNNNNNNNNNNNNNNNNNNNNNNNNNNNNNNNNNNNNNNNNNNNNNNNNNNNNNNNNNNNNNNNNNNNNNNNNNNNNNNNNNNNNNNNNNNNNNNNNNNNNNNNNNNNNNNNNNNNNNNNNNNNNNNNNNNNNNNNNNNNNNNNNNNNNNNNNNNNNNNNNNNNNNNNNNNNNNNNNNNNNNNNNNNNNNNNNNNNNNNNNNNNNNNNNNNNNNNNNNNNNNNNNNNNNNNNNNNNNNNNNNNNNNNNNNNNNNNNNNNNNNNNNNNNNNNNNNNNNNNNNNNNNNNNNNNNNNNNNNNNNNNNNNNNNNNNNNNNNNNNNNNNNNNNNNNNNNNNNNNNNNNNNNNNNNNNNNNNNNNNNNNNNNNNNNNNNNNNNNNNNNNNNNNNNNNNNNNNNNNNNNNNNNNNNNNNNNNNNNNNNNNNNNNNNNNNNNNNNNNNNNNNNNNNNNNNNNNNNNNNNNNNNNNNNNNNNNNNNNNNNNNNNNNNNNNNNNNNNNNNNNNNNNNNNNNNNNNNNNNNNNNNNNNNNNNNNNNNNNNNNNNNNNNNNNNNNNNNNNNNNNNNNNNNNNNNNNNNNNNNNNNNNNNNNNNNNNNNNNNNNNNNNNNNNNNNNNNNNNNNNNNNNNNNNNNNNNNNNNNNNNNNNNNNNNNNNNNNNNNNNNNNNNNNNNNNNNNNNNNNNNNNNNNNNNNNNNNNNNNNNNNNNNNNNNNNNNNNNNNNNNNNNNNNNNNNNNNNNNNNNNNNNNNNNNNNNNNNNNNNNNNNNNNNNNNNNNNNNNNNNNNNNNNNNNNNNNNNNNNNNNNNNNNNNNNNNNNNNNNNNNNNNNNNNNNNNNNNNNNNNNNNNNNNNNNNNNNNNNNNNNNNNNNNNNNNNNNNNNNNNNNNNNNNNNNNNNNNNNNNNNNNNNNNNNNNNNNNNNNNNNNNNNNNNNNNNNNNNNNNNNNNNNNNNNNNNNNNNNNNNNNNNNNNNNNNNNNNNNNNNNNNNNNNNNNNNNNNNNNNNNNNNNNNNNNNNNNNNNNNNNNNNNNNNNNNNNNNNNNNNNNNNNNNNNNNNNNNNNNNNNNNNNNNNNNNNNNNNNNNNNNNNNNNNNNNNNNNNNNNNNNNNNNNNNNNNNNNNNNNNNNNNNNNNNNNNNNNNNNNNNNNNNNNNNNNNNNNNNNNNNNNNNNNNNNNNNNNNNNNNNNNNNNNNNNNNNNNNNNNNNNNNNNNNNNNNNNNNNNNNNNNNNNNNNNNNNNNNNNNNNNNNNNNNNNNNNNNNNNNNNNNNNNNNNNNNNNNNNNNNNNNNNNNNNNNNNNNNNNNNNNNNNNNNNNNNNNNNNNNNNNNNNNNNNNNNNNNNNNNNNNNNNNNNNNNNNNNNNNNNNNNNNNNNNNNNNNNNNNNNNNNNNNNNNNNNNNNNNNNNNNNNNNNNNNNNNNNNNNNNNNNNNNNNNNNNNNNNNNNNNNNNNNNNNNNNNNNNNNNNNNNNNNNNNNNNNNNNNNNNNNNNNNNNNNNNNNNNNNNNNNNNNNNNNNNNNNNNNNNNNNNNNNNNNNNNNNNNNNNNNNNNNNNNNNNNNNNNNNNNNNNNNNNNNNNNNNNNNNNNNNNNNNNNNNNNNNNNNNNNNNNNNNNNNNNNNNNNNNNNNNNNNNNNNNNNNNNNNNNNNNNNNNNNNNNNNNNNNNNNNNNNNNNNNNNNNNNNNNNNNNNNNNNNNNNNNNNNNNNNNNNNNNNNNNNNNNNNNNNNNNNNNNNNNNNNNNNNNNNNNNNNNNNNNNNNNNNNNNNNNNNNNNNNNNNNNNNNNNNNNNNNNNNNNNNNNNNNNNNNNNNNNNNNNNNNNNNNNNNNNNNNNNNNNNNNNNNNNNNNNNNNNNNNNNNNNNNNNNNNNNNNNNNNNNNNNNNNNNNNNNNNNNNNNNNNNNNNNNNNNNNNNNNNNNNNNNNNNNNNNNNNNNNNNNNNNNNNNNNNNNNNNNNNNNNNNNNNNNNNNNNNNNNNNNNNNNNNNNNNNNNNNNNNNNNNNNNNNNNNNNNNNNNNNNNNNNNNNNNNNNNNNNNNNNNNNNNNNNNNNNNNNNNNNNNNNNNNNNNNNNNNNNNNNNNNNNNNNNNNNNNNNNNNNNNNNNNNNNNNNNNNNNNNNNNNNNNNNNNNNNNNNNNNNNNNNNNNNNNNNNNNNNNNNNNNNNNNNNNNNNNNNNNNNNNNNNNNNNNNNNNNNNNNNNNNNNNNNNNNNNNNNNNNNNNNNNNNNNNNNNNNNNNNNNNNNNNNNNNNNNNNNNNNNNNNNNNNNNNNNNNNNNNNNNNNNNNNNNNNNNNNNNNNNNNNNNNNNNNNNNNNNNNNNNNNNNNNNNNNNNNNNNNNNNNNNNNNNNNNNNNNNNNNNNNNNNNNNNNNNNNNNNNNNNNNNNNNNNNNNNNNNNNNNNNNNNNNNNNNNNNNNNNNNNNNNNNNNNNNNNNNNNNNNNNNNNNNNNNNNNNNNNNNNNNNNNNNNNNNNNNNNNNNNNNNNNNNNNNNNNNNNNNNNNNNNNNNNNNNNNNNNNNNNNNNNNNNNNNNNNNNNNNNNNNNNNNNNNNNNNNNNNNNNNNNNNNNNNNNNNNNNNNNNNNNNNNNNNNNNNNNNNNNNNNNNNNNNNNNNNNNNNNNNNNNNNNNNNNNNNNNNNNNNNNNNNNNNNNNNNNNNNNNNNNNNNNNNNNNNNNNNNNNNNNNNNNNNNNNNNNNNNNNNNNNNNNNNNNNNNNNNNNNNNNNNNNNNNNNNNNNNNNNNNNNNNNNNNNNNNNNNNNNNNNNNNNNNNNNNNNNNNNNNNNNNNNNNNNNNNNNNNNNNNNNNNNNNNNNNNNNNNNNNNNNNNNNNNNNNNNNNNNNNNNNNNNNNNNNNNNNNNNNNNNNNNNNNNNNNNNNNNNNNNNNNNNNNNNNNNNNNNNNNNNNNNNNNNNNNNNNNNNNNNNNNNNNNNNNNNNNNNNNNNNNNNNNNNNNNNNNNNNNNNNNNNNNNNNNNNNNNNNNNNNNNNNNNNNNNNNNNNNNNNNNNNNNNNNNNNNNNNNNNNNNNNNNNNNNNNNNNNNNNNNNNNNNNNNNNNNNNNNNNNNNNNNNNNNNNNNNNNNNNNNNNNNNNNNNNNNNNNNNNNNNNNNNNNNNNNNNNNNNNNNNNNNNNNNNNNNNNNNNNNNNNNNNNNNNNNNNNNNNNNNNNNNNNNNNNNNNNNNNNNNNNNNNNNNNNNNNNNNNNNNNNNNNNNNNNNNNNNNNNNNNNNNNNNNNNNNNNNNNNNNNNNNNNNNNNNNNNNNNNNNNNNNNNNNNNNNNNNNNNNNNNNNNNNNNNNNNNNNNNNNNNNNNNNNNNNNNNNNNNNNNNNNNNNNNNNNNNNNNNNNNNNNNNNNNNNNNNNNNNNNNNNNNNNNNNNNNNNNNNNNNNNNNNNNNNNNNNNNNNNNNNNNNNNNNNNNNNNNNNNNNNNNNNNNNNNNNNNNNNNNNNNNNNNNNNNNNNNNNNNNNNNNNNNNNNNNNNNNNNNNNNNNNNNNNNNNNNNNNNNNNNNNNNNNNNNNNNNNNNNNNNNNNNNNNNNNNNNNNNNNNNNNNNNNNNNNNNNNNNNNNNNNNNNNNNNNNNNNNNNNNNNNNNNNNNNNNNNNNNNNNNNNNNNNNNNNNNNNNNNNNNNNNNNNNNNNNNNNNNNNNNNNNNNNNNNNNNNNNNNNNNNNNNNNNNNNNNNNNNNNNNNNNNNNNNNNNNNNNNNNNNNNNNNNNNNNNNNNNNNNNNNNNNNNNNNNNNNNNNNNNNNNNNNNNNNNNNNNNNNNNNNNNNNNNNNNNNNNNNNNNNNNNNNNNNNNNNNNNNNNNNNNNNNNNNNNNNNNNNNNNNNNNNNNNNNNNNNNNNNNNNNNNNNNNNNNNNNNNNNNNNNNNNNNNNNNNNNNNNNNNNNNNNNNNNNNNNNNNNNNNNNNNNNNNNNNNNNNNNNNNNNNNNNNNNNNNNNNNNNNNNNNNNNNNNNNNNNNNNNNNNNNNNNNNNNNNNNNNNNNNNNNNNNNNNNNNNNNNNNNNNNNNNNNNNNNNNNNNNNNNNNNNNNNNNNNNNNNNNNNNNNNNNNNNNNNNNNNNNNNNNNNNNNNNNNNNNNNNNNNNNNNNNNNNNNNNNNNNNNNNNNNNNNNNNNNNNNNNNNNNNNNNNNNNNNNNNNNNNNNNNNNNNNNNNNNNNNNNNNNNNNNNNNNNNNNNNNNNNNNNNNNNNNNNNNNNNNNNNNNNNNNNNNNNNNNNNNNNNNNNNNNNNNNNNNNNNNNNNNNNNNNNNNNNNNNNNNNNNNNNNNNNNNNNNNNNNNNNNNNNNNNNNNNNNNNNNNNNNNNNNNNNNNNNNNNNNNNNNNNNNNNNNNNNNNNNNNNNNNNNNNNNNNNNNNNNNNNNNNNNNNNNNNNNNNNNNNNNNNNNNNNNNNNNNNNNNNNNNNNNNNNNNNNNNNNNNNNNNNNNNNNNNNNNNNNNNNNNNNNNNNNNNNNNNNNNNNNNNNNNNNNNNNNNNNNNNNNNNNNNNNNNNNNNNNNNNNNNNNNNNNNNNNNNNNNNNNNNNNNNNNNNNNNNNNNNNNNNNNNNNNNNNNNNNNNNNNNNNNNNNNNNNNNNNNNNNNNNNNNNNNNNNNNNNNNNNNNNNNNNNNNNNNNNNNNNNNNNNNNNNNNNNNNNNNNNNNNNNNNNNNNNNNNNNNNNNNNNNNNNNNNNNNNNNNNNNNNNNNNNNNNNNNNNNNNNNNNNNNNNNNNNNNNNNNNNNNNNNNNNNNNNNNNNNNNNNNNNNNNNNNNNNNNNNNNNNNNNNNNNNNNNNNNNNNNNNNNNNNNNNNNNNNNNNNNNNNNNNNNNNNNNNNNNNNNNNNNNNNNNNNNNNNNNNNNNNNNNNNNNNNNNNNNNNNNNNNNNNNNNNNNNNNNNNNNNNNNNNNNNNNNNNNNNNNNNNNNNNNNNNNNNNNNNNNNNNNNNNNNNNNNNNNNNNNNNNNNNNNNNNNNNNNNNNNNNNNNNNNNNNNNNNNNNNNNNNNNNNNNNNNNNNNNNNNNNNNNNNNNNNNNNNNNNNNNNNNNNNNNNNNNNNNNNNNNNNNNNNNNNNNNNNNNNNNNNNNNNNNNNNNNNNNNNNNNNNNNNNNNNNNNNNNNNNNNNNNNNNNNNNNNNNNNNNNNNNNNNNNNNNNNNNNNNNNNNNNNNNNNNNNNNNNNNNNNNNNNNNNNNNNNNNNNNNNNNNNNNNNNNNNNNNNNNNNNNNNNNNNNNNNNNNNNNNNNNNNNNNNNNNNNNNNNNNNNNNNNNNNNNNNNNNNNNNNNNNNNNNNNNNNNNNNNNNNNNNNNNNNNNNNNNNNNNNNNNNNNNNNNNNNNNNNNNNNNcaaaacgccccttaaaatatttaacagaaatccgacccagtcagggtcacgcagcctgtgacgctccgtcacgactgtgacggtccatcctgcacgtccgtcacaaagttcagagagttaatttctgtggaagatgtgtgacggtccgtcgtgcccacgacggtacgtcctgccattccgttacgaagtttagagagtcgatttcagtacccaaatttcagaattctaagtattttgaaACGAGAccaccacgacgatccgtcgtgcccctgacggttcgtcgtgggatccgtcgactcggCCAGTTTTTCccgaaataaaatctgctgctcaaaacgactaaacaggtcgttacattttaCCAATCGAAAAAAGAAGGAGGAAGGTCCATGGCGGCATCTGAATCAAGAGGTGTTCGAATAGGCATGAACAATCCTTATTGTCAAGTCCAACAAGAACAATATAATTCTCCTCGGCATTATTACCCATCCCAATATGCAGTTCTCAATACTCAGGCATATGTCCGGCCTCCTTCGCGCCAACAATGGCGGGGCCTGCCCCACAAGTTTCTCGCCCAGAACAACAAAATTTCCAGGCGCCATATAATCCACGTCCCCCGGCAAACTATACAAGAGAACAaggtcaaaaagaaaaatttaccCCAATTGGGGAATCGTATACGAGTTTGTTACGGAAATTGATACAATTGAGACTGGTTGAACCTGTCAATCCGTACGTTGTCAATCCAAATGCAAGAGGTTTTGATCCGACTGTTATATGCGAGTATCACGCCAACGCACCAGGTCATAGCACAGAGAATTGTTGGACCCTAAAAAGAGTCATTGAGAAGTTAATTGAGGATAAGGTAATCGAGGTACGCAATGAGGAAGCATCGAATGTCACCAATAACCCACTCCCTGCTCATAATAATGAGCGTGTTGTGGGGATGGTTGGCATTTTTGAAGATTATGTGCAAACAAGTAGAACAAAAGTGGAAATCAAGGTTTTAAGAGAAGAGTCTAGTATGGTTTTAGAACCCATACAAAGGGCACCGATAATTGTTAAAGGTGCACGTTCGAATTCTGGGAACTCGAGGAAGCTAGTGTTGTATGTCCCTGAGTCTATAAAAAGAGGAGACGTACCATTGAATGGACCAAAATGCTACATTCCTGGTAAATTTTCAACGTttgatcaaaatcaaaaagGTATGAAAGATCCAGTTGAGATACAAATTGCAGCACAACTTCCTATCACAAACACCAAGGCCGTTCCGTGGAACTACAACGAAGTCGTCGTTACTCACAAGGGAAAGGAGATTGTTGAAGAAACAAATGAAACAAGAGTCTTAACTCGTTCCGGAAGATGTTATGCTCCGGAAGAATTAAGGAGGGACAAACAAATCAAAGAGAATCAGTTGCCGATGAAAAAACCAGTCACTGAGGAAGATGCTGAAGAGTTTCTGAAAAAGATGAAAGCTCAAGATTATTCTGTTATAGATCAGTTGAGGAAAACGCCTGCTCAAATATCTTTATTGTCATTACTCATACATTCCAAAGAACATCGTGAAGTGTTGACCAGAATTTTGAATGAGGCACATATATCAGAAAATATTACAGTAGGTCACTTGGAAAAGATGGTCAATCGAATTTTTGAGGTAAATAGGATCACTTTCACTGATGATGAATTGCCCTTGGAAGGATCTGGACATAATAGGGCTCTACATTTAACCGTGAAATGTGAAGAACACTATGTGAAGAGAGTCATGGTCGATGGAGGATCAGGTGTAGACATATGCCCTCTTTCCACTCTACAAAGCTTGAAAATCAGCAGTAATAGGATTCGTACTAACAATGTTTGTGTACGGGCATTTGATGGTGCAAAACGGGATACTCTTGGTGAAATATACTTAATTGTTACAATTGGACCAGCGGAGTTTGGAATCACTTTCCAAGTTATAGACATGGACACGTCTTACAATCTGCTTTTGGGTAGGCCGTGGATCCACATGGCTAGAGCTGTGCCATCTACTCTACACCAAGTGGTCAAGTTTGAACATGACAAACAAGAAATCATTGTCCATGGTGAAGATGATCTCCCGATCACCCGAGATCCTTCAATACCATGCATTGAGGCTAAAAGAGGTTGTGAATCCCTCAACTATCAGGCTCTAGAGATAATAACGGTTAATCAGTTCTTAGAAGGAAATCCTATCCTCCAACCTCGTCTGTCCTCTACTTCCGTCATGGTGGTGGCTCAAATGGTACAAAATGGCTATGAACCAGGAAAGGGGTTAGGTTTGTCGTTACAAGGGATTGTGAATCCTATCAGTCCAATGGGTAATCAAGATACATTCGGTTTGGGTTTCAATCCAACTAGATTTGATAGAA
The window above is part of the Solanum pennellii chromosome 5, SPENNV200 genome. Proteins encoded here:
- the LOC107019474 gene encoding uncharacterized protein LOC107019474; the encoded protein is MAGPAPQVSRPEQQNFQAPYNPRPPANYTREQGQKEKFTPIGESYTSLLRKLIQLRLVEPVNPYVVNPNARGFDPTVICEYHANAPGHSTENCWTLKRVIEKLIEDKVIEVRNEEASNVTNNPLPAHNNERVVGMVGIFEDYVQTSRTKVEIKVLREESSMVLEPIQRAPIIVKGARSNSGNSRKLVLYVPESIKRGDVPLNGPKCYIPGKFSTFDQNQKGMKDPVEIQIAAQLPITNTKAVPWNYNEVVVTHKGKEIVEETNETRVLTRSGRCYAPEELRRDKQIKENQLPMKKPVTEEDAEEFLKKMKAQDYSVIDQLRKTPAQISLLSLLIHSKEHREVLTRILNEAHISENITVGHLEKMVNRIFEVNRITFTDDELPLEGSGHNRALHLTVKCEEHYVKRVMVDGGSGVDICPLSTLQSLKISSNRIRTNNVCVRAFDGAKRDTLGEIYLIVTIGPAEFGITFQVIDMDTSYNLLLGRPWIHMARAVPSTLHQVVKFEHDKQEIIVHGEDDLPITRDPSIPCIEAKRGCESLNYQALEIITVNQFLEGNPILQPRLSSTSVMVVAQMVQNGYEPGKGLGLSLQGIVNPISPMGNQDTFGLGFNPTRFDRKWAKDRKRNAWNLSKPIPHIAQSFIKSQGEPCPELPIQNDVDEMCQGIKEMFYEVNMTQRGEGTSHMDVQFIGPNVQLNNWKATPLPTKKESW